The nucleotide sequence ACAGAAAACTTTCGGTCAAAACATGGGGCAGGCCGATGCGGGTTCGACTGAGGATTTTGGTAAACTAGAAACGGCTACGGCAAGTCACTAAGTCTTTATACGGAAGGCGTACTTGCTAGTTAGAAAAGGAAAATTTTATAATTAAAGAATAACAAATATGTCTGTTACTGCAAATGCACAGGTTGATGATCATGCACATGACGATCATGAGCATCACCACAAACAAACCTTTGTAACCAAATATATATTTAGTCAGGATCATAAAATGATCTCTAAACAATATTTGATTCTTGGTGTATTCGTTATGGGGGCAATAGGTATTGCAATGTCTCTTTTGTTCCGGATGCAATTGGCTTGGCCAGGTGAATCCTTTTCGGTTTTCGAAGCTTTATTGGGTAAGTGGGCACCAGAAGGTGTTATGGATGCCGATGTATACCTTGCTTTGGTGACCATCCACGGTACCTTAATGGTATTTTTCGTACTTACACAGGGGTTGAGTGGTACCTTTAGTAATTTACTTATTCCATTGCAGATTGGCGCGCGTGATATGGCATCTGGTTTTATGAACATGTTATCGTTCTGGATGTTCTTTGTTTCGTGTATTATAATGTTATCTTCTTTATTTTTAGAAGCAGGTCCTGCGGCAGCGGGATGGACAATCTATCCGCCTTTAAGTGCTTTGCCAATGGCGCAGCCTGGTTCTGGTATGGGTATGACACTTTGGTTGGTCGCAATGGCAATATTCATTGCTTCTTCTCTTATTGGGTCTTTGAATTATGTAGTGACCGTAATTAACCTTCGTACCAAGGGAATGTCTATGACTAGATTGCCATTGACTATTTGGGCATTTTTTGTAACTGCTATTATTGGTATTATATCTTTCCCGGTATTATTGTCTGCAGCATTGCTGTTGATAATGGATAGAAGTTTTGGAACATCCTTTTTCTTGTCCGATATATTTATACAAGGTGAAGTTTTGCATTACCAAGGTGGTTCTCCTGTATTATATGAACACCTTTTCTGGTTCTTGGGTCACCCTGAAGTTTACATTGTGATCTTACCGGCAATGGGTATCGTATCTGAAGTGATGGCGGTAAATGCAAGAAAGCCGATTTTTGGTTATCGAGCGATGATCGCTTCTATTTTGGCAATCGCATTCTTGTCGACCATTGTTTGGGGTCACCATATGTTTATCTCTGGTATGAACCCGTTCTTGGGATCGGTATTTACCTTTACTACCTTGTTGATCGCTATTCCTTCTGCGGTAAAAGCGTTTAACTGGATAACCACTCTTTGGAAAGGTAACTTGCAGTTGAATCCGGCGATGCTGTTTTCAATCGGTATGGTTTCTACCTTTATTACTGGGGGTCTAACAGGTATCATCTTAGGTGATAGTACTCTTGATATCAATGTTCATGATACTTATTTTGTAATTGCCCACTTCCACTTGGTAATGGGTATATCTGCACTATACGGGATGTTTGCCGGTATTTACCACTGGTTCCCGATAATGTTCGAAGGTAAGATGATGAATAAGAACCTAGGTTATGTTCATTTTTGGATTACCGCAGTTGGTTCTTATGGTGTTTTCTTTCCGATGCATTTTGTCGGAATGGCAGGTGTACCTAGACGTTATTATGAGAACACCGCTTTCCCGATGTTCGATGAATTGACCGATATTCAAGTATTGATGACCGTGTTCGCCATCATCACGGCAGCGGCACAGCTTGTATTTGTATTCAACTTTGTAAGAAGTATATTCTACGGTAAGGTTGGTCCTATAAACCCTTGGAAGGCGACTTCCTTGGAATGGACTGCTCCACAGAAACACATTCATGGGAACTGGCCAGGTGCCATTCCTGAAGTTCACCGTTGGGCCTATGATTATAGTAAGGTCGACGCGAACGGCGAGTACATTATTCCGGGACAGGATTTTATCCCACAGACCGTACCGCTTCAAGAAGATGAAGAAGAACTTCAGCACTAAATGCTGGACTAACTCAAATGTACAATGCCTAACTTTTATAGTTAGGCATTTTTTTTGACCCTTATATTTAACATTTACACTACTTTTGATAATTGAAATCTGCGGGCGTTTCAAAATCCAATTTCTTTTTAACGACCTGTGTTAACGATGTTTTAGGATGAAGAATCTGGTTTTTCTATTTGTTGTTCTTTTCGTTTGTCAAGGTTTCTCCCAACGTAAGCCTAAAATAAAGGGAAACAAAAGTGTTATTGAGGTCTATCAAGGCCTACCCCCTTTTCATGCGATAGAGTTGCGTGACGGACTTGAAATCAAGCTCCATGATGCAACGGAAGAAGGGGTGTCTATTGTAGCCGATGACAACCTAATCGATGTTTTGAGGTTTAGGGTAATCGATAGTGTTTTGCAGATCAGTTCGTTTTACAATATTACAAGAAAGAAGAAACTTGAAATCACGGTCGACTACATCTACCTTGAGGGGATTACCATGTATGATGGAAAGATAGATATGGACGGGGCCATCAACTCAAAGGACCTCTACGTAGATTTGCATGAATCCGCAAGGCTCAACTTAAACGCCGATGCCGAAATCCTCAATATCAATATGGAAGGGAATAGTTCGGGAGATTTTAATATTGCGGGAAGGGAAATGAACCTAGTGCTAAAGGATAGGGTCGATGTTGAGATTTATGCAAATACCCATCTGAACAATATCAAGATGTATAAGAACGCTACCGCTATTCTTGAAGGAACGGCCATTGAGTTATATGCCAATCTTCTTGAGAACTCTAAGTTAAAGGGGGAGAAGCTGGAAGCTGAATCCATATATTTGACCGTAGAGGAATCGGCTACGGCCGAAGTGCGGCCCACCCAAAATATTCAACTGTCTTCAAGTGGCAATGCCAAGACCTACCTGTTCGGTGAAGGAAAAGTCGAAATTATCGATTTCCTCGACACTTCTGAATTGCATAAGGAAAAGTAAACAATTCCTAAGAATACTTTTCTACTGGGTAATGGGTGCCGTCATGCAGTGCTCGGGTATGCCAAAGCCGTCGACCAAAACGCCTATATGGGGTCTTAGCTCGGTGCATAGCCGCTCTACGCGCTGCCGTATGGCCTTTGATTTCGTTCCGCCGATATAACCTTGTTCCAAGTACCATTCCGCATCCTGCCTGATGGTATGAAGTGCGTGGAGCGTGCCTAGTTTCTGAAAGAGTGTACGGTTTTTGTCGTCCTCGATGTCTTGGATAAAATCAATGAAGGTGTTATAGGCCAATTCATTGCTGTAGGCCTTGCCCAATGCCAAAAGGTGGGTCTGCACTTTTAGGAAGGCTTGATAGGAAGGTACCCCTTGTTTTATGTAGTCACGGATGCGCATGGCCAGGGTGTAGGTCAGCCGTCTTGTGCGATACTCCAAGGCGTGTTTGTGAAACTTTGGATTGTACAAGTGGTCTTTGTCTACCTTGTTGGAGTATATCGGGTTAATCGTCGTTAGCTTGTCGTTGATCTGCATGCCCAATATTTTTAGTACGGCCGAAAATCCTGCGCTATTGAATTCCGATTTGAAATCGGACAACACCCCTTTTGCCGCCAATAAAAGAAGAACGGTATTGTCGCCTTCAAAAGTGGTGAAGATATCCACGTCGCCTTTCAGGTCGGCGATTCGGTTTTCAAGAAGATAGCCTTTTCCGCCACAGGCTTCGCGACATTCTTGAATGCTGTCGTTGGCGTACCAGGTGATGATCGATTTTAAGCCTGCGACCTGGGTCTCTACCTTTCTTTTGTCCGGTTCTGAAGGGTCGCAATAGAGCTGCATCA is from Zobellia galactanivorans and encodes:
- a CDS encoding GIN domain-containing protein gives rise to the protein MKNLVFLFVVLFVCQGFSQRKPKIKGNKSVIEVYQGLPPFHAIELRDGLEIKLHDATEEGVSIVADDNLIDVLRFRVIDSVLQISSFYNITRKKKLEITVDYIYLEGITMYDGKIDMDGAINSKDLYVDLHESARLNLNADAEILNINMEGNSSGDFNIAGREMNLVLKDRVDVEIYANTHLNNIKMYKNATAILEGTAIELYANLLENSKLKGEKLEAESIYLTVEESATAEVRPTQNIQLSSSGNAKTYLFGEGKVEIIDFLDTSELHKEK
- a CDS encoding cytochrome c oxidase subunit I: MSVTANAQVDDHAHDDHEHHHKQTFVTKYIFSQDHKMISKQYLILGVFVMGAIGIAMSLLFRMQLAWPGESFSVFEALLGKWAPEGVMDADVYLALVTIHGTLMVFFVLTQGLSGTFSNLLIPLQIGARDMASGFMNMLSFWMFFVSCIIMLSSLFLEAGPAAAGWTIYPPLSALPMAQPGSGMGMTLWLVAMAIFIASSLIGSLNYVVTVINLRTKGMSMTRLPLTIWAFFVTAIIGIISFPVLLSAALLLIMDRSFGTSFFLSDIFIQGEVLHYQGGSPVLYEHLFWFLGHPEVYIVILPAMGIVSEVMAVNARKPIFGYRAMIASILAIAFLSTIVWGHHMFISGMNPFLGSVFTFTTLLIAIPSAVKAFNWITTLWKGNLQLNPAMLFSIGMVSTFITGGLTGIILGDSTLDINVHDTYFVIAHFHLVMGISALYGMFAGIYHWFPIMFEGKMMNKNLGYVHFWITAVGSYGVFFPMHFVGMAGVPRRYYENTAFPMFDELTDIQVLMTVFAIITAAAQLVFVFNFVRSIFYGKVGPINPWKATSLEWTAPQKHIHGNWPGAIPEVHRWAYDYSKVDANGEYIIPGQDFIPQTVPLQEDEEELQH